A window of Sulfurovum riftiae contains these coding sequences:
- the metX gene encoding homoserine O-acetyltransferase MetX, giving the protein MKIETNIAHFSSPLYLESGRILEPYEIAYETYGELNEEKSNVVLVCHALSGSHHAAGTYEGDRKPGWWDGLIGDGKAIDTTKYFVICTNVVGSCFGSTGPMSENYPSEEPYRLRFPVVTIKDMIRAQMQLLSSLGIYHLKAIVGGSMGGMQALQFAVDYPNLADHIISLAATYATRPWTIAFNKVAVEAIRRDPRFEHGNYAKGAFSEEGLDGLAIGRIAGHISYLSPLSMDEKFGRNYVNNDGLFELFGRYEVERYMEYNTNNFSRIFDPLSYLYIVKAINTFNLSRGYDSLHDAIMRIKATVHLVSFSSDYLFFPSEMEHIANMMQRNGQNYTYLEVESEYGHDAFLVELDKFEENIREVLKK; this is encoded by the coding sequence ATGAAAATCGAAACCAATATAGCACATTTCAGCTCTCCGCTCTACCTTGAGAGTGGGCGTATCCTGGAACCATACGAAATTGCGTATGAGACCTACGGTGAGCTGAATGAGGAGAAGTCCAATGTTGTACTGGTCTGCCATGCTTTAAGCGGTTCGCATCATGCTGCGGGTACCTACGAAGGTGACCGGAAACCGGGCTGGTGGGACGGTCTTATCGGTGACGGCAAAGCGATCGATACGACAAAATATTTTGTTATCTGTACCAATGTGGTAGGCTCCTGTTTCGGTTCTACAGGCCCTATGAGTGAGAATTATCCCAGTGAGGAGCCATACCGTCTGCGTTTCCCGGTAGTGACCATCAAAGATATGATCAGGGCACAGATGCAGCTGCTCTCCTCTTTGGGTATCTACCATCTCAAAGCCATTGTAGGCGGTTCCATGGGCGGCATGCAGGCACTTCAGTTCGCAGTTGACTACCCCAATCTGGCGGATCATATCATTTCTCTGGCTGCTACCTATGCAACACGTCCCTGGACCATTGCCTTCAACAAGGTGGCCGTAGAGGCGATCAGAAGGGATCCGCGTTTTGAGCATGGGAACTATGCCAAAGGTGCATTTTCAGAAGAAGGTCTTGACGGTCTTGCCATCGGACGTATCGCGGGGCATATCTCCTATCTTTCCCCTTTGTCAATGGATGAGAAGTTCGGACGGAACTATGTCAACAATGACGGTCTTTTCGAACTTTTCGGACGCTATGAAGTGGAACGTTATATGGAGTACAATACCAACAACTTCTCACGCATCTTTGACCCGCTCTCCTACCTCTATATCGTCAAGGCAATCAATACCTTCAATCTGAGCAGGGGGTATGACTCTCTGCACGATGCGATCATGCGGATAAAGGCAACGGTACATCTTGTCTCTTTCTCTTCGGATTATCTCTTCTTCCCGTCTGAGATGGAGCATATCGCAAACATGATGCAGCGTAACGGACAGAACTACACCTATCTGGAAGTAGAGAGCGAATACGGCCACGATGCATTCCTGGTCGAACTGGACAAATTTGAAGAGAATATCAGGGAAGTACTTAAAAAATAA
- the xseB gene encoding exodeoxyribonuclease VII small subunit, whose protein sequence is MKTETFEEKLAYSKELLEKLMDPEITLEESVKLYEEGLKNIKEAQKLIEEAKTKITVIEQQNQQLPEDEA, encoded by the coding sequence ATGAAAACAGAAACATTTGAAGAGAAACTGGCATACTCCAAAGAGCTGCTTGAAAAACTGATGGATCCGGAGATCACTTTGGAGGAGTCCGTCAAGCTTTACGAAGAGGGCCTGAAGAATATCAAAGAGGCGCAAAAGCTTATTGAAGAGGCCAAAACGAAGATCACGGTGATCGAACAGCAGAACCAGCAGCTGCCGGAGGATGAAGCATAA
- a CDS encoding carbon-nitrogen hydrolase family protein, translated as MAASKQLVVAALQLPTLGMNATRLEFYLKQAHSRGADVMLLGEYVLNHFFKEFATMAPNMVKEQSRKHMELLKNLAVKYDIVFIAPIIVTKKDGYHKTIVKVTPKHTKYYEQQILLPYAHWNEKKFFANPVAPLKTPMTFTIKNFKIMVMAGFELHFDPFWQEVTRKKIDLVLLPTASTFGSHNRWREIIKTKAFLHGCFILRANRLGEYSDDEVKWKFYGDTMLVSPEGEVEMMLEDKESMLIEVIDKAEITEHRRSWGFEKELKQREALSRQE; from the coding sequence ATGGCAGCCTCCAAACAGCTGGTCGTTGCTGCACTGCAGCTGCCGACACTGGGCATGAATGCGACACGGCTTGAGTTCTACCTCAAACAGGCACACAGCCGTGGGGCGGATGTCATGCTGCTTGGCGAGTATGTCCTGAACCATTTTTTCAAAGAGTTCGCCACTATGGCACCCAATATGGTCAAAGAGCAGAGCCGAAAACATATGGAGCTTCTGAAAAATCTTGCTGTGAAGTATGACATCGTATTCATTGCGCCGATTATCGTGACCAAAAAGGACGGTTACCACAAGACCATTGTAAAAGTGACACCAAAACATACCAAATATTATGAACAGCAGATCCTTCTTCCCTATGCACACTGGAACGAGAAGAAGTTCTTTGCCAACCCGGTTGCACCGCTTAAAACCCCAATGACCTTTACTATCAAAAATTTCAAGATCATGGTCATGGCCGGTTTCGAATTGCACTTCGATCCCTTCTGGCAGGAAGTGACGCGCAAAAAGATCGACCTTGTCCTGCTTCCGACCGCTTCGACATTCGGTTCTCACAATCGCTGGAGAGAGATCATCAAGACCAAGGCCTTTCTGCACGGGTGTTTCATTCTGAGAGCCAACCGTCTGGGTGAGTACAGTGATGATGAGGTCAAATGGAAATTCTACGGAGACACGATGCTGGTCTCCCCCGAAGGCGAAGTGGAGATGATGCTTGAAGACAAAGAATCCATGCTCATCGAGGTCATAGACAAAGCAGAGATCACGGAACACCGCAGAAGCTGGGGATTTGAAAAAGAGCTGAAACAGCGTGAAGCATTAAGCAGACAGGAATAA
- a CDS encoding HesA/MoeB/ThiF family protein, which yields MHSTETPTPEAYFNRQIQLWGEGTQKSLQSKKIAIIGSGGLGSTLAMALGTSGIGEIHMVDFDTVSLHNIHRQIAFTLEDEGKSKAKATVQLMESKNPFVKAVAFDMPFEDFKEMGNSYDLILDATDNLPVRGEIDKYAKETDTPWIYASVEEFNGQVCFFDKSNFQVFNISDHTPGGIAAPIVMHIGSLQANLALRYLAELPVVKDKLYYLYFNDEGELITQKFGMPEKEGSA from the coding sequence ATGCATAGCACCGAGACACCTACACCTGAAGCGTATTTTAACAGACAGATACAGCTTTGGGGAGAGGGTACCCAAAAATCCCTACAGAGCAAGAAGATTGCTATTATCGGTTCGGGCGGATTGGGTTCGACACTTGCCATGGCCCTGGGAACTTCCGGAATAGGGGAGATTCATATGGTGGATTTCGATACGGTATCGCTGCACAATATCCACAGACAGATCGCTTTTACACTTGAAGATGAAGGAAAAAGTAAAGCAAAAGCGACTGTACAACTAATGGAAAGTAAGAATCCATTTGTCAAAGCAGTTGCTTTCGATATGCCTTTTGAGGACTTCAAAGAGATGGGCAACAGTTATGATCTCATTCTCGATGCCACAGACAACCTTCCTGTAAGAGGAGAGATAGACAAGTATGCCAAGGAGACGGATACGCCGTGGATCTATGCTTCAGTAGAAGAGTTCAACGGGCAGGTCTGTTTCTTTGATAAGAGCAATTTTCAGGTCTTCAATATATCAGACCATACACCGGGAGGGATCGCAGCACCGATCGTGATGCATATCGGTTCTCTCCAGGCAAATCTTGCATTGAGATATCTTGCAGAACTTCCTGTAGTCAAGGACAAGCTCTATTATCTCTATTTCAATGATGAAGGTGAATTGATTACGCAAAAATTCGGAATGCCTGAAAAAGAGGGTAGTGCATAG
- a CDS encoding RidA family protein — translation MTTRTISTEDAPKAIGPYSQAIVANGLVYTSGQIALMPDGKMETRGVEQQTHQVIKNLFYVLAAAGAEFSDVIKTTIYLTDMNDFETMNKVYAHYFGTHQPARSTVAVKALPMGALVEIECIAFADRHVDFG, via the coding sequence ATGACAACAAGAACCATATCGACAGAGGATGCACCAAAGGCTATCGGACCCTATTCACAGGCGATCGTAGCCAATGGATTGGTCTATACATCAGGACAGATCGCATTGATGCCTGACGGCAAAATGGAAACCAGAGGCGTGGAGCAGCAGACACACCAGGTCATCAAGAACCTTTTCTATGTATTGGCAGCAGCAGGTGCGGAGTTCTCTGACGTGATCAAAACAACGATCTATCTGACAGATATGAATGATTTTGAAACGATGAATAAAGTCTATGCCCATTACTTCGGTACCCATCAGCCGGCACGAAGCACCGTAGCGGTCAAAGCGCTTCCAATGGGTGCTCTGGTAGAGATTGAGTGTATTGCCTTTGCCGACAGACACGTTGATTTCGGTTAA
- the rplU gene encoding 50S ribosomal protein L21: MYAIIKASGQQFKVQEGDIICFDNMGLEPKAAVEFKEVLAVDNGELTVGTPFVEGAVVKGEVINEGRDKKVIIYKKRRRKDSKLKRGFRRDYTRVRITKIA, translated from the coding sequence ATGTACGCAATCATTAAAGCAAGTGGGCAACAGTTCAAAGTTCAAGAGGGTGATATCATCTGTTTTGACAACATGGGTCTCGAGCCAAAAGCAGCAGTAGAATTCAAAGAAGTTCTTGCAGTAGACAACGGTGAACTAACAGTCGGTACTCCTTTTGTAGAGGGTGCGGTTGTTAAAGGTGAGGTGATCAACGAAGGTAGAGACAAAAAAGTGATCATCTATAAAAAAAGAAGAAGAAAAGATTCAAAGCTCAAAAGAGGTTTCAGAAGAGACTATACAAGAGTAAGAATCACTAAGATCGCATAA
- the rpmA gene encoding 50S ribosomal protein L27, translating into MAHKKGQGSTQNNRDSAGRRLGVKKFGGEKVIPGNIIIRQRGTKVHPGNGVGMGKDHTIFAVVEGVVQFENKSRSQKRVSVVPA; encoded by the coding sequence ATGGCACACAAGAAAGGTCAAGGATCCACTCAGAATAACCGTGATTCAGCTGGACGTCGTTTAGGCGTTAAAAAGTTTGGTGGCGAGAAAGTTATCCCTGGTAATATCATCATCAGACAAAGAGGAACAAAAGTACATCCCGGAAACGGTGTAGGTATGGGTAAAGACCACACTATTTTCGCTGTAGTTGAAGGTGTCGTTCAATTCGAGAACAAATCAAGAAGCCAAAAAAGAGTTTCTGTAGTTCCTGCATAA
- the obgE gene encoding GTPase ObgE yields MFVDSVELMISSGKGGAGAISFWTEKFVIKGGPDGGDGGRGGSVFFKVDNNTDTLSGLRGRNHIKAENGRPGEGRKKYGRKGQDTTIIVPPGTTVVDVETGEELLDLIEEGQIVKFLEGGKGGLGNMHFKSSTNQRPTYAQPGLPGITKQVRLEMKLIADVGLVGYPNVGKSTLIATLSNARPQVANYEFTTLTPKLGVVHIGEYDSFMMADIPGIIEGASDGRGLGLEFLKHIERTKTLLLMIDAANYREMKYQYETLLVELDRYSETLAGRKHAIAITKIDSLSQDEVNELTETFLADIGIEPNDTLKKYKADMNYTSYGFKTDFGVDLPVKKPLFVLPISSVAHLNTEALRYAIGDFVKNVKEEQEAQEK; encoded by the coding sequence ATGTTCGTAGATAGTGTAGAGCTGATGATCAGCTCAGGGAAGGGTGGCGCAGGCGCCATCTCGTTCTGGACGGAGAAATTTGTTATCAAAGGCGGTCCTGACGGCGGCGATGGCGGCCGGGGCGGTTCCGTTTTTTTCAAGGTGGACAACAATACCGATACCCTTTCAGGTTTGAGAGGACGTAACCATATCAAGGCAGAGAACGGACGTCCGGGAGAGGGGCGTAAGAAGTATGGCCGTAAAGGTCAGGATACCACGATCATCGTACCTCCGGGAACTACAGTTGTTGATGTTGAAACAGGCGAAGAGCTGCTCGATCTTATAGAGGAAGGGCAGATAGTCAAATTTCTTGAAGGCGGCAAAGGCGGTCTTGGCAACATGCACTTCAAAAGTTCGACCAATCAGAGACCGACCTATGCACAGCCGGGACTTCCAGGGATCACCAAACAAGTCAGGCTGGAGATGAAACTTATTGCCGATGTAGGGCTTGTAGGGTATCCGAATGTCGGAAAGTCAACGCTCATTGCCACACTCTCCAATGCGAGGCCGCAGGTAGCCAATTATGAATTTACCACGTTGACACCGAAGCTTGGTGTGGTACATATCGGTGAGTATGATTCGTTCATGATGGCAGATATTCCCGGTATCATAGAGGGTGCCAGTGACGGTCGCGGACTGGGACTGGAGTTCCTCAAGCATATCGAGCGTACCAAAACACTTCTTTTGATGATCGATGCGGCCAACTACCGTGAGATGAAATATCAGTATGAGACACTCCTGGTGGAACTTGACCGTTATTCCGAAACACTGGCTGGTAGGAAACATGCCATTGCCATTACAAAAATAGATTCTTTGAGTCAGGATGAAGTGAATGAACTTACTGAAACATTCCTTGCAGATATCGGTATTGAACCAAATGATACACTGAAAAAATACAAAGCAGATATGAACTACACCTCCTATGGTTTCAAAACCGATTTTGGTGTTGATCTGCCGGTTAAAAAACCTCTGTTCGTACTGCCTATCTCGTCTGTTGCCCATCTCAATACAGAAGCGTTGCGATATGCTATAGGCGATTTTGTAAAAAATGTCAAAGAAGAGCAAGAAGCACAAGAGAAGTAG
- the proB gene encoding glutamate 5-kinase, with translation MKRIVIKVGTHVLTENGSIARERMMALVELIAELKSNGYEVSLVSSGAVAAGYTQLPLDRKEIANRQALAAIGQPLLLKMYQEKFAKFGLLCSQVLFSADVFDSAKHVTHAKVAIDTLLANGVVPIINENDTVSIEELVFGDNDRLSAHVAHYFDAKMLVILSDIDALYDKDPNQHEDARRRAVVNEIREDELSAEHTPNNEFATGGIVTKLQSADFLMKHGREMFLASGFDLSDVRAFLVHGEHRGGTLFSAKKSV, from the coding sequence ATGAAGAGAATTGTGATCAAAGTGGGTACCCATGTTCTGACGGAGAATGGGAGTATCGCCAGAGAGAGGATGATGGCACTGGTCGAACTGATCGCCGAACTGAAGAGTAACGGATATGAAGTCTCTCTTGTCTCTTCCGGTGCGGTGGCGGCCGGGTATACCCAGCTACCGTTGGATCGGAAAGAGATCGCCAACAGGCAGGCATTAGCCGCCATAGGACAACCGCTTCTGCTCAAAATGTATCAGGAGAAGTTCGCCAAGTTCGGTCTGCTCTGTTCTCAGGTACTCTTCAGTGCAGATGTTTTCGATTCTGCAAAGCATGTCACCCATGCCAAAGTAGCCATAGATACACTGCTTGCAAACGGGGTCGTACCGATCATCAACGAGAACGATACCGTCAGTATCGAAGAGCTTGTATTTGGTGACAACGACAGACTCTCTGCCCATGTGGCACACTATTTTGATGCCAAGATGCTGGTGATCCTCTCCGATATCGATGCCTTGTACGACAAGGACCCTAATCAGCATGAAGATGCCAGACGCAGGGCTGTGGTCAATGAAATACGAGAAGATGAACTGAGTGCAGAGCATACACCCAACAATGAATTCGCCACAGGGGGTATCGTTACCAAACTGCAGTCTGCCGACTTTCTAATGAAACACGGCAGGGAGATGTTCCTTGCCAGCGGATTTGACCTTTCTGATGTACGTGCTTTTCTTGTACATGGTGAACACAGGGGCGGGACACTTTTCTCAGCCAAAAAGAGCGTATGA
- the fmt gene encoding methionyl-tRNA formyltransferase, whose amino-acid sequence MKYKIVYMGTPHYAREILQTLIDADDMDVSLVLTQPDRPVGRKKTLTPPPVKVVAEEHSIEVLQPSRLSEEGIEEAIKAQNPDFIIVAAFGQILPQSILDIAPCINLHASLLPQYRGASPVQQSLLNGDAKTGVTSMLMEAGLDTGPMLEKIEFDIPKDMRLFALMEQLTKDACMLTLSTVRNFESITPELQDESQASLCKKIKKSDGQIDFEDAEVIYNKYRAFEGWPGIFAANGTKFDGLFLIESDKKHKAAEILAFEGESVIVGCSRGSLKIDRLQPASKKAMTAKAYCVGRGMKVGDPLI is encoded by the coding sequence ATGAAATATAAAATAGTCTATATGGGGACACCTCACTATGCCAGGGAGATACTCCAAACATTGATCGATGCGGACGATATGGATGTCTCACTGGTCCTGACACAGCCTGACAGACCGGTGGGAAGAAAAAAAACATTGACACCTCCACCGGTGAAAGTAGTGGCAGAAGAGCATAGTATCGAAGTACTTCAACCCAGCCGTTTGAGCGAAGAGGGGATAGAAGAAGCCATTAAAGCACAAAACCCCGACTTTATTATTGTGGCAGCATTCGGACAGATACTTCCGCAATCCATTCTCGATATTGCTCCCTGCATCAATCTGCATGCCTCCCTGCTGCCGCAATACCGCGGTGCCTCACCGGTACAGCAGTCTCTGCTGAACGGTGATGCCAAGACAGGTGTGACATCGATGCTGATGGAAGCAGGGCTCGATACAGGTCCGATGCTGGAAAAGATAGAATTCGATATTCCGAAGGATATGCGTCTGTTCGCACTGATGGAACAGCTGACCAAAGATGCCTGTATGCTCACATTGAGTACGGTACGCAATTTTGAGAGCATTACACCGGAACTGCAGGATGAGAGCCAGGCAAGCCTGTGCAAAAAGATTAAAAAGAGTGACGGCCAGATCGATTTTGAGGATGCAGAGGTCATTTACAACAAGTACCGTGCCTTTGAAGGCTGGCCCGGTATCTTTGCTGCCAACGGAACAAAGTTCGATGGTCTCTTTCTGATCGAAAGTGACAAGAAGCACAAGGCGGCAGAGATCCTTGCATTTGAGGGTGAAAGTGTCATCGTAGGGTGCAGCAGAGGTTCACTGAAGATCGACAGACTTCAGCCTGCATCCAAAAAAGCGATGACGGCAAAGGCCTACTGTGTAGGAAGGGGGATGAAAGTTGGAGATCCACTCATTTAA
- a CDS encoding biotin--[acetyl-CoA-carboxylase] ligase: MEIHSFNSLPSTQKYLLEELQKETLSAPVAIIAMEQSSGIGSRDNAWQGGEGNFFASVAIPLEDLPSDLPLSSASIYFSFIMKKTLEELGENVWLKWPNDFYLGSEKVGGTITKKMKNTVVCGIGINLKKSQNGYSALQCDISPKYLLDKYLERLCEFPEWKQIFSEYEIEFELSRRFSVHIENERKSLADACLCGDGSLILGGKKVYSLR, from the coding sequence TTGGAGATCCACTCATTTAATTCCCTTCCCTCTACACAGAAATACCTTCTGGAAGAACTTCAAAAAGAAACACTCAGCGCACCTGTAGCCATCATTGCCATGGAACAGAGTTCCGGTATCGGCAGCCGTGATAATGCATGGCAGGGAGGAGAGGGAAATTTTTTTGCCTCCGTTGCCATACCTTTGGAAGACCTCCCTTCCGACCTGCCGCTCTCTTCCGCTTCGATCTATTTCTCATTTATCATGAAAAAAACCCTGGAAGAACTGGGTGAGAATGTCTGGTTGAAATGGCCGAACGATTTTTACCTTGGGAGTGAAAAAGTCGGGGGTACGATCACCAAAAAAATGAAAAATACAGTGGTCTGCGGCATCGGGATCAACCTGAAAAAATCCCAAAACGGCTACAGTGCCCTGCAGTGCGACATAAGCCCAAAATATCTTCTCGATAAGTACCTCGAAAGACTCTGTGAATTTCCAGAATGGAAGCAGATATTTAGCGAATATGAGATAGAATTTGAATTAAGCAGACGATTTTCAGTTCATATTGAAAACGAGAGAAAGAGCCTTGCAGACGCCTGTCTGTGCGGGGATGGCTCATTAATTCTAGGGGGAAAAAAGGTGTACAGTCTACGATGA
- a CDS encoding ParA family protein, with product MSEVISIANQKGGVGKTTTAVNLAASLAEKGKKVLLLDIDPQSNATTSLGFNRNDYEYNIYHVLIGSKKLSEVVLKSQIKKLDLIPSNIGLVGIEKEFYNSRKKNRELILKEKIKEISKKYDYIIIDSPPALGPITINALSASDSVIIPIQCEFFALEGLAQLLNTVSLLKKTINPKLKIKGFLPTMYSKQNNLSKQVLADLSYHFKDKLFHIRKGKECIVVPRNVKIAESPSFGKPVTHYAASSKGSLAYRDLATVIVRG from the coding sequence ATGAGTGAGGTGATCAGCATAGCCAACCAGAAGGGTGGCGTAGGAAAGACGACGACAGCAGTGAATCTGGCTGCATCTTTGGCAGAAAAAGGCAAAAAAGTACTGCTTTTGGACATCGATCCCCAGTCCAATGCGACGACAAGTCTCGGTTTCAACAGAAACGATTATGAATATAATATCTACCATGTTCTTATCGGCAGTAAAAAACTCTCTGAAGTGGTCTTGAAATCACAGATCAAAAAACTTGACCTGATCCCCTCCAATATAGGTCTTGTCGGTATCGAAAAAGAGTTCTACAACAGCAGAAAGAAGAACAGGGAACTGATCTTGAAAGAGAAGATCAAAGAGATCTCCAAGAAATACGATTATATCATCATCGATTCGCCTCCTGCATTGGGTCCAATTACGATCAATGCCCTGAGTGCTTCAGATTCGGTGATCATCCCTATTCAGTGTGAATTTTTCGCGCTCGAAGGGCTTGCTCAGCTTCTCAATACGGTCAGTCTTTTGAAGAAGACCATCAACCCCAAGCTGAAGATCAAAGGGTTCCTACCTACGATGTACTCCAAGCAGAACAACCTCTCCAAACAGGTGCTGGCAGACCTGAGCTACCATTTTAAAGACAAGCTTTTCCATATCAGAAAAGGAAAAGAGTGCATCGTGGTACCGCGTAATGTCAAAATAGCCGAATCTCCAAGTTTCGGCAAGCCGGTCACACACTATGCTGCCAGTTCAAAAGGTTCTTTGGCATACAGAGATCTTGCAACGGTTATCGTAAGAGGTTAG
- a CDS encoding ParB/RepB/Spo0J family partition protein gives MALGRGLGEILSEVEEAYEKEDLSSIDSSELEAQGARVEDLPVKSISPNPFQPRKHFDDAALKELSNSIKEHGLLQPIVVIEKENGYLLIAGERRLRAHKLAKLPTVKAIIANVDIDEARLRELALIENIQRENLNAIELANSYAELIEVHKITHDELSSIVHKSRSQITNTMRLLALSAYAQKKVALGKISQGHAKVLVGLDEKQQKIIIDSIIGQKLSVREAEKMAKQSKKGETVSPSKNSASSLLEKHKKTLKKLLPFEHKIKARSIEISFSNEKDIENFLTFLKKD, from the coding sequence ATGGCACTGGGCAGAGGATTGGGAGAGATACTCTCCGAAGTGGAAGAGGCATATGAAAAAGAGGATCTCAGCAGCATAGACAGCTCCGAACTCGAGGCCCAGGGGGCACGTGTCGAGGACCTGCCTGTCAAGAGCATCTCTCCCAACCCGTTTCAGCCGCGTAAACATTTTGACGATGCTGCACTGAAAGAGCTGAGCAATTCCATCAAAGAGCATGGGCTTCTCCAGCCGATCGTGGTCATCGAAAAGGAGAACGGATACCTCCTTATTGCGGGTGAACGCCGTCTGCGGGCACATAAACTTGCCAAGCTTCCTACCGTTAAAGCCATTATCGCCAATGTGGATATCGATGAAGCAAGACTGCGTGAACTCGCTCTCATCGAGAATATCCAGAGAGAGAATCTCAATGCCATCGAATTGGCGAACTCTTATGCCGAGCTGATCGAAGTACACAAGATCACCCATGATGAACTCTCCTCCATCGTACACAAAAGCCGTTCGCAGATCACTAATACGATGCGTCTGCTTGCACTCTCTGCCTATGCACAAAAAAAAGTGGCTTTGGGCAAGATCTCGCAGGGGCATGCAAAAGTACTGGTAGGGCTTGACGAAAAGCAGCAGAAGATCATTATCGACAGCATCATAGGGCAGAAGCTCTCTGTACGTGAAGCTGAGAAGATGGCAAAGCAGTCCAAAAAAGGGGAAACCGTTTCCCCTTCAAAGAACAGTGCTTCCAGTCTGCTTGAAAAACACAAGAAAACATTGAAAAAACTTCTTCCCTTTGAACACAAAATCAAAGCCAGGAGTATAGAGATAAGCTTTTCTAATGAAAAAGATATCGAAAACTTTTTAACATTCCTCAAAAAAGACTGA
- a CDS encoding FoF1 ATP synthase subunit B': MLDIHLPLMLFVLVLFLFLLVVLNNMLFQPLIKFMDDRDRSIAKDLEAAKGLSGNSDELNAQAAENINNAKAEAAAIRQKAIDEEKSLAASKVEAKQEELNKKYENFVEKLASDKESLKNSLLSQMPLFKESLKAKFSKL, translated from the coding sequence ATGCTTGACATACATTTACCATTGATGTTGTTCGTCCTAGTGTTATTCCTGTTCCTTCTAGTTGTTTTAAATAATATGCTGTTCCAGCCGCTCATCAAGTTCATGGATGACCGGGATAGGTCGATAGCAAAAGATTTAGAAGCAGCAAAAGGGCTCAGTGGTAACAGTGACGAACTCAATGCACAGGCAGCTGAAAACATTAACAATGCCAAAGCTGAAGCTGCAGCGATAAGACAGAAAGCGATCGATGAAGAGAAGTCATTGGCTGCAAGTAAGGTCGAAGCGAAGCAGGAAGAGTTGAATAAAAAGTACGAAAACTTCGTTGAGAAGTTGGCTTCCGATAAAGAGAGTCTCAAAAATTCTCTACTTTCACAAATGCCTCTGTTCAAAGAGAGCCTTAAAGCTAAGTTTAGCAAACTATAA
- a CDS encoding F0F1 ATP synthase subunit B, which yields MKKLALFALLVVPAILLASGHDSGEASRYFAQTGRENDFWPRVVNFTIFASILYYLVANPIKNFFKGRREGIAAQLKEIESKLQAAKDEKKDAQARLDESVHKAAEIIEDAKLEAKILAEKIAEASVNELSVLEKQFEEKITLEERKAAREVIDEILTENITAEDIMLDETKVVDIISKKVA from the coding sequence ATGAAAAAACTAGCACTATTCGCTTTACTCGTAGTTCCTGCTATTCTTTTGGCAAGCGGACATGACAGTGGTGAAGCGTCGCGTTATTTTGCACAGACGGGCAGGGAGAATGATTTCTGGCCAAGAGTGGTCAACTTCACGATCTTCGCTTCGATCCTCTACTATCTTGTTGCCAATCCTATCAAGAACTTCTTCAAAGGAAGAAGAGAAGGTATTGCGGCACAGCTTAAAGAGATCGAGAGCAAACTCCAGGCGGCAAAAGATGAAAAAAAAGATGCACAGGCCCGTCTTGACGAGAGTGTGCATAAAGCGGCCGAGATCATTGAAGATGCGAAACTTGAAGCGAAGATCCTTGCTGAAAAGATCGCAGAAGCATCGGTCAACGAGTTGAGTGTTCTTGAGAAACAGTTCGAAGAGAAGATCACGCTTGAAGAGAGAAAAGCTGCAAGAGAAGTGATCGATGAGATCCTTACTGAAAATATCACTGCGGAAGACATCATGCTCGATGAGACCAAAGTGGTCGATATTATTTCAAAGAAGGTGGCATAA